One window from the genome of Sulfuricurvum sp. IAE1 encodes:
- a CDS encoding AlpA family transcriptional regulator, with product MTQERLLRFREVQNKVALGRSTIWLWIKQGRFPQGMKLSQSVRVWHESEINRFIAGEWHE from the coding sequence ATGACCCAAGAACGGTTATTACGGTTTCGCGAAGTACAAAACAAAGTTGCCTTAGGGCGTTCAACAATCTGGTTGTGGATAAAACAGGGGCGTTTCCCGCAGGGGATGAAACTGTCTCAAAGTGTTCGTGTGTGGCATGAATCTGAAATCAACCGATTCATAGCAGGTGAATGGCATGAATAA